Below is a window of Pelobates fuscus isolate aPelFus1 chromosome 13, aPelFus1.pri, whole genome shotgun sequence DNA.
GATTTTTCTATTTTAGCGTAGGATAGCAGCTACTTATTCGCTAGGTGCCCTAGAAGGCACAGATTCAGGGGGTTGAGTGCTCTTATAGGCACTTATTCACTAGCACTAAATGGCAGTTACTGAGaagttaggtgcccttgaaggcacagattcaGGAATGTTAGTGCCCATATAGGCATAGATTCAAAGCACTAGCAGTTATTAGGATGCTACTGACTATAGTTATTGTCATAATCCGTTTATATGGCAACCTAATCAATTTGCTGCAGTTCCTTttccatatagtgtgtgtgtgtgtctttgttgcATTTTCGTTTTATTCGCTCATCTGTAAATAGATTTTCTGTTGTCTCACCTGGATAATTGGTGGTTTCTTCTATATATTATTGTGCTAAATACATGATATTCGGCAGCTGTACCCATCTCTGCTACAGTGTTATTTTGTTCCAATACTTCCTATTTCGGGAAGTGAATACATTGTTTTTATAAAGTACCCACTACATATAACGTTACAAGCAGTGTATAacatcagtatctctgtattttactcagtGGTCTTTGCTTGACTATTTTTATCACTGTGATTAGTCTATTCAATACAGAATTACTTTGAGCAAATTGTTCACATTTTctttcctttccccccccccccttttttttttttttttttttttttttttcttttctttactaCTTTTGACTTGCACCTTTGGACAGTTCACATTCTCCTTTTTTCTAGTTACTATTTTGTGTAATAGGGTTATCCCCTTGTGACTGTCCCAGCTTGTCTTCCGACCGCATCAGCTTTCATGCGCTGCGCCATGTGCGGTTTATTGATGAGTCTTGTCTTCTCACGGGGAGGGGGTCTTCTTTCTatgagaaggagagagagagatctccATTTATAGGTTGCTAATCTCTTGATGATGATGGACCACTAGCCACTCTGTAGTttctaattaattattattatttttttttcctttcatacCTATCCATATTTGCATGTACTTCTACACTGTGGGTGGGGGTTGCAATATTGTTGTTCTGGTGGTTTTATTGTTCCCTTCTCCCACGTCATGAATGCACAGTTCATTTACTTTGTCTTTAGCCTAATACAGAAGATGAAGAGAGTTGGAAGAAGTTTTGTCTGGGGGAAAGATTGTACTGTGACCTGGCGGCAGCCCTGAACAGCGAGACCCAAAACCCAGGAATTGATTATATAAAGGTAGACTATAACGACTCTGCTCTCTGCCGATTACATTCATCCTCCTCCATAAACCTATTGCAATCATATAACCAAATGTATCTCTATTCCCGTTACAGGTGGGATTTCCACCTCTGCTGAGTATTGTTAGCAGAATGAGTCAGGTGagcctgtggggggggggggggggggatatattgATCATGTGTAAGAAAGGCCTTATTCGGTGCCAAGTGGAGCCCCCATTTTTGTCAAACCAAACACTTTAAGCAACACCATTATCTGCAGAAGTTTACGGGCATCCCAAAATTTATTTATTGCTAGACTGCCCATTTAAAGACATCCCCCCTGTTATTTTCAATGTGTTGGATAATGTGATAAATTAACCTCTTCATGATGGACATGCCTTTCACTAATGCTGATCGTGATAAATGTAGAGAGTATGTCCGTCATCTAAATCACCAATTACAGTGAGACATAGCTATTGCTGCATTCACTAGTGAGTATTCAGTAATTTCCCCCTCCATTGGGCATCTGATCACTTTTGGCCGATGTAAAAATGATTGGGTGCTATTTTACATAGAAATAGAAACTCCTGATTTGTAGCTGTAGTCTTGGTAAATACCAGCCCTCTGACACCGGGTAGTTCTGCAATACTGTTGGACTGCTCCACTCATCTGATCACTGTTAAAAGCTATCACCATAAGTCGAACACTTCTATCCATGCAACAGGGCATGAGACCGCCTCTACCCAGTGCACACTGTGATTAGTTGTTTAGCAtgaaattcattttattttctctgtTAATATTGTGTTATATGTTAAATATATGGGTACTCtatatgtgagtgtaatattacAGTGAaaggattgattttttttttttttttactaccacATTTAGTAatattgctctttttttttttaataaatttaattAGGCTACTGTTACAAGCGTTCTGGAGTACCTGGTGAACTGGTTTGCAGAGAGAGACTTTACTCCAGAGCTGGTATGAACCATTTGAAAGACTGTATGTCACAATATGTATTGTGTTAAACTTGTGCATTATGCAAGCACTGGCGTGTGAAATGTTTTGTTGCCTTAACCGGCCTGTCTTTAAACCAAGCTTGGGAAGTTAACATGCATTAAATTAAATCTACCTTTTTCAGGGTCGATGGTTGTACGCACTGTTAGCATGTCTGGAGAAACCACTGCTGCCAGAGGCTCATTCACTAATCAGGCAGCTGGCAAGAAGATGTTCACAAGTCCGCGCAGGGGTGGTAAGAATCTCCTTTTTCTAATCTCTGACATCTACCTCTAAAACAATAATACTAGAACGGTATTTATCTGTATAAGATTTACATTTGTTCGTGACCTACATACCCATTGTTTTTTCTTGTCTGCAAACACTTGTTTAAAATAAACCTTAAATCGATCTGAAAATTTACTCCTACTCCCCCTTTTCTTTCCCCAGGAGCGGAAAGATGATGGACGAATATCTGCCCTAAATCTATTCATTTGTCTAGTTGGCAGGTAAGGAGTCACTTGCTGTAAAGAGATCTGTTAAACTTTTTGGTATATTGTCTGTTTGTGATGAGGTCTACAGTCGAAGGGACTTATTTGGTTAATACCTTGGAGTGTGAATTActtgtctggatttttttttttttcccacatgtTTCTCTACTTATTTCAAATATTGGATGGCAAATTCAAGGATTAATGGTGCTTCAGTAAATTGCAAATATTTAGActcttaacccctttaggacacatgacatgtgtgacacgtcatgatccccttttattccagaagtttggtccttaaggggttaaggacacatgacggaaatattccgtcacgattcccttttatttctgaagttgt
It encodes the following:
- the GEMIN2 gene encoding gem-associated protein 2, producing MDSGPEELMPRLLPVGDCDLPDDFDPSVPPRTPQEYLRRVQIEAARCPDVVIAQIDPKKLRKKQTVSIALSGCQPAPEGYSPSLRWQQQQVAQFSAVRQSLNKHRSHWKSQPLDSNVTMPNTEDEESWKKFCLGERLYCDLAAALNSETQNPGIDYIKVGFPPLLSIVSRMSQATVTSVLEYLVNWFAERDFTPELGRWLYALLACLEKPLLPEAHSLIRQLARRCSQVRAGVERKDDGRISALNLFICLVGRYFEQRDLADCSEPS